In a single window of the Agromyces sp. H17E-10 genome:
- the hisH gene encoding imidazole glycerol phosphate synthase subunit HisH, whose product MSRTKRVVVLDYGSGNVHSAAKALEQAGAEVEVTADRTAALEADGLLVPGVGAFKAVMDQLRAVRGDEVIDRRLAGGRHVLGICVGMQVLFERGVERGVDTEGLGEWPGVVEELPAEVLPHMGWNTVAPDEGSVLFDGIEGERFYFVHSFAAQSWQLEVMPPFPQPRLTWAEHGGRFLAAVENGPLSATQFHPEKSSDAGIRLLANWLGALA is encoded by the coding sequence GTGAGCCGCACGAAGCGCGTGGTCGTGCTCGACTACGGGTCGGGCAACGTGCACTCGGCGGCGAAGGCGCTCGAGCAGGCGGGGGCCGAGGTCGAGGTCACGGCCGACCGCACTGCTGCGCTGGAGGCCGACGGCCTGCTCGTGCCCGGGGTGGGTGCGTTCAAGGCGGTCATGGACCAGCTCCGCGCCGTCCGCGGCGACGAGGTGATCGACCGGCGCCTCGCAGGCGGGCGGCACGTGCTCGGCATCTGCGTCGGCATGCAGGTGCTCTTCGAGCGCGGCGTCGAGCGCGGCGTCGACACCGAGGGTCTCGGCGAGTGGCCGGGCGTCGTCGAGGAGCTGCCGGCCGAGGTGCTGCCCCACATGGGCTGGAACACGGTCGCGCCCGACGAGGGGTCGGTGCTCTTCGACGGCATCGAAGGCGAACGGTTCTACTTCGTGCACTCGTTCGCGGCGCAGTCGTGGCAGCTCGAGGTCATGCCGCCGTTCCCGCAGCCGAGGCTGACCTGGGCCGAGCACGGCGGGCGCTTCCTCGCGGCCGTCGAGAACGGTCCGTTGTCGGCGACGCAGTTCCACCCCGAGAAGTCGTCGGATGCCGGCATCCGACTGCTCGCCAACTGGCTCGGTGCGCTCGCCTGA
- the hisB gene encoding imidazoleglycerol-phosphate dehydratase HisB, translating into MTAQSPSRTARVQRETSESSIDLSIDLDGTGVSDIETGVPFYDHLLTAFAKHSLTDLTVRASGDLHIDVHHTVEDTGIVLGQAIREALGDKRGISRYGDALVPLDEALAQAVVDISGRPFLVHTGEPQGFEFHLIGGHFTGSMVRHVFEAIAFNAGLTVHVTVLGGRDPHHIAEAEFKAFARAFRQAKALDPLVSGIPSTKGAL; encoded by the coding sequence ATGACCGCCCAGTCCCCGTCGCGCACGGCGCGAGTGCAGCGCGAGACCAGCGAATCGAGCATCGACCTGTCGATCGACCTCGACGGCACCGGGGTGAGCGACATCGAGACGGGCGTGCCCTTCTACGACCACCTGCTCACGGCCTTCGCGAAGCACTCGCTCACCGACCTGACCGTGCGCGCGTCGGGCGACCTGCACATCGACGTCCACCACACCGTCGAAGACACGGGCATCGTGCTCGGGCAGGCGATCCGCGAGGCGCTCGGCGACAAGCGCGGCATCTCGCGCTACGGCGACGCGCTCGTGCCGCTCGACGAGGCGCTCGCGCAAGCGGTCGTCGACATCTCCGGCCGGCCGTTCCTCGTCCACACGGGCGAGCCGCAGGGCTTCGAGTTCCACCTCATCGGCGGCCACTTCACCGGGTCGATGGTGCGGCACGTCTTCGAGGCGATCGCGTTCAACGCGGGCCTCACCGTGCACGTGACAGTGCTCGGCGGCCGCGACCCGCACCACATCGCCGAGGCCGAGTTCAAGGCGTTCGCCAGGGCGTTCCGCCAGGCGAAGGCGCTCGACCCGCTCGTGAGCGGCATCCCCTCGACCAAGGGTGCGCTGTGA
- the lexA gene encoding transcriptional repressor LexA: MKSDNDVRETGRARRRKSLSAKQIAILEVVQRSVATRGYPPSMREIGDAVGLSSLSSVTHQLNQLELAGYLRRDPNRPRALEVLIELPGLDERAPSAGEPAPVADAAMVPLVGRIAAGVPITAEQQIDEVFPLPRQLVGKGELFILKVVGDSMVDAAICDGDWVVVRSQRTAENGEIVAAMLDGEATVKVFRQRDGHTWLLPRNTAFEPILGDHAEVLGKVVAVLRTV, translated from the coding sequence GTGAAGAGCGACAACGACGTGCGCGAGACCGGCAGGGCACGCCGCCGCAAGAGCCTGAGCGCGAAGCAGATCGCGATCCTCGAGGTCGTGCAGCGGTCGGTCGCGACCCGCGGCTACCCGCCGAGCATGCGCGAGATCGGCGATGCCGTCGGGCTCTCGTCGCTCTCGAGCGTCACGCACCAGCTCAACCAGCTGGAGCTGGCCGGCTACCTGCGGCGAGACCCGAACCGCCCGCGCGCCCTCGAGGTCCTCATCGAGCTCCCCGGGCTCGACGAGCGTGCACCGTCGGCGGGCGAGCCCGCGCCCGTCGCGGACGCCGCGATGGTGCCGCTCGTCGGTCGCATCGCCGCGGGCGTGCCGATCACGGCCGAGCAGCAGATCGACGAGGTGTTCCCGCTCCCCCGCCAGCTCGTGGGCAAGGGCGAGCTGTTCATCCTGAAGGTCGTCGGCGACTCGATGGTCGATGCGGCGATCTGCGACGGCGACTGGGTCGTCGTGCGTTCGCAGCGAACCGCCGAGAACGGCGAGATCGTCGCGGCCATGCTCGACGGCGAGGCGACCGTCAAGGTGTTCCGCCAGCGCGACGGTCACACCTGGCTGCTGCCGCGCAACACGGCGTTCGAGCCCATCCTCGGCGACCACGCCGAAGTGCTCGGCAAGGTCGTGGCCGTGCTGCGCACGGTCTGA
- a CDS encoding alpha/beta fold hydrolase — MRLAVHETGAGARTAILIHGIMSDSRAWHRVTGELEAQGFRVLAVDLAGHGRSPRAERYSPAAWADDVVETVAPMLDGQPDVVLGHSLGGLVASLVADRLAPRAAIYVDPAFAFPKGPLGLAYKLFFAIAPKPRRNALVRMNPKWSAVDVDIELATLRDWDKRTILGFADTRPLVPPTRLVAPSLVLLAEKSLLITDRVAADLRRRGMTVATVPGTGHTVFRDDHAGFMHAIGEWLRSVGQLGGTATA, encoded by the coding sequence ATGCGACTCGCGGTTCACGAGACGGGCGCCGGCGCCCGCACGGCCATCCTCATCCATGGCATCATGTCGGACTCGCGGGCGTGGCATCGCGTCACGGGCGAACTCGAGGCGCAGGGGTTCCGCGTGCTCGCGGTGGACCTCGCGGGGCACGGACGCAGCCCCAGGGCCGAGCGCTATTCACCCGCCGCATGGGCCGACGACGTCGTCGAGACGGTCGCGCCGATGCTCGACGGCCAGCCCGACGTGGTGCTCGGGCACTCGCTCGGCGGTCTCGTCGCGAGCCTCGTCGCCGATCGGCTCGCACCGCGCGCCGCGATCTACGTCGATCCGGCCTTCGCGTTCCCGAAGGGTCCGCTCGGGCTCGCCTACAAGCTCTTCTTCGCGATCGCGCCGAAACCCCGGCGCAACGCGCTCGTGCGGATGAACCCGAAATGGAGCGCCGTCGACGTCGACATCGAGCTCGCGACGCTGCGCGACTGGGACAAGCGCACGATCCTCGGGTTCGCCGACACCCGGCCGCTCGTGCCCCCGACGAGACTCGTGGCCCCCAGTCTCGTGCTGCTGGCCGAGAAGAGCCTGCTGATCACCGACCGGGTGGCCGCCGACCTGCGACGGCGCGGCATGACCGTGGCGACGGTCCCGGGCACGGGGCACACCGTGTTCCGCGACGACCACGCGGGCTTCATGCACGCGATCGGGGAGTGGCTCCGGTCGGTCGGCCAGCTGGGCGGGACGGCGACCGCCTGA
- a CDS encoding SseB family protein: MTAGQEHAGHGLDAADETPAASRALPPHLADSAGVPWAGRSFDENPHAGDDGTAPPELDAAMRAFRQGEGSQAGVVAAFGSSRLLIPLLAELGDGGTELGAHGHAVDKSQELSIVTVDGPDGRRVLPVFSSVDAMRAWNPVARPVPADGVRVALAAADDGTELVVLDPGSPGEFVLRRPAVWAVAQQKPWVPPFEDDDVRAAFERSIGSELAVLGVDLASGDPLARLAGPELVVILRLVEGLTREELDATTTRLARRWAEDDAIATGVDSLAVRLVGARREG, from the coding sequence ATGACGGCTGGGCAGGAGCACGCGGGGCACGGCCTGGATGCCGCGGACGAGACGCCCGCGGCGTCGCGCGCACTCCCACCGCATCTGGCCGACTCGGCCGGCGTTCCGTGGGCCGGGCGATCGTTCGACGAGAACCCGCATGCCGGTGACGACGGCACCGCACCGCCCGAGCTCGACGCCGCGATGCGCGCGTTCCGGCAGGGCGAGGGCTCCCAGGCGGGCGTCGTCGCGGCGTTCGGCTCGTCGCGACTGCTGATCCCGCTGCTCGCCGAGCTCGGCGACGGCGGCACCGAGCTCGGCGCGCACGGACACGCGGTCGACAAGAGCCAGGAGCTGTCGATCGTCACGGTCGACGGACCCGACGGGCGCCGGGTGCTCCCGGTGTTCTCCTCCGTCGACGCGATGCGCGCCTGGAATCCCGTGGCTCGCCCCGTACCCGCCGACGGCGTGCGCGTTGCACTCGCCGCGGCCGACGACGGCACCGAGCTCGTCGTGCTCGACCCGGGCTCGCCCGGTGAGTTCGTGCTCCGACGACCGGCCGTGTGGGCGGTCGCCCAGCAGAAGCCGTGGGTGCCGCCCTTCGAGGACGACGACGTTCGTGCCGCCTTCGAACGCTCGATCGGCAGCGAGCTCGCCGTACTCGGCGTCGACCTCGCCTCGGGCGACCCGCTCGCGCGACTCGCCGGCCCCGAGCTCGTCGTGATCCTGCGTCTCGTCGAGGGGCTCACGCGCGAGGAGCTCGACGCGACCACGACCCGCCTCGCGCGGCGCTGGGCCGAGGACGACGCCATCGCCACGGGCGTCGACTCCCTCGCCGTACGACTCGTCGGCGCGCGCCGCGAGGGCTGA
- a CDS encoding methylenetetrahydrofolate reductase → MAATGAAGTPGAGDCTERPPISFELFPPRTDAAAIALGRTIDRLAEVDPAFISVTFGAGGSQRGRSLTVLRYILEHTSVEPMAHLTCVGSSHAEANRLVREFLDAGITSFLALRGDPPEDADAEDGPDAGLGDLGTAAELVQLIHRVQEEREPFGEADVPGAPRARRIGARPRPERVAVAAFPTGHPRSRGLTQDVDTLLAKEVAGATLAITQLFWHADDYLGFVERARAAGVTIPILPGLMPVTNPARLARLTELTGVEPPADLAIDLEIEPDVDARTEIGERHAAELAAEVLRGGAPGLHLYTYNRHETVLSVLDRLGLGARAGRS, encoded by the coding sequence ATGGCTGCGACCGGAGCCGCCGGCACCCCCGGGGCAGGCGACTGTACCGAGCGCCCGCCCATCTCGTTCGAGCTGTTCCCGCCGCGAACGGATGCGGCGGCGATCGCGCTCGGCCGAACGATCGACCGGCTCGCCGAGGTCGATCCCGCATTCATCTCGGTGACCTTCGGCGCCGGCGGGTCGCAGCGCGGGCGGTCGCTCACGGTGCTGCGCTACATCCTCGAGCACACCTCGGTCGAGCCCATGGCGCACCTGACCTGCGTCGGCTCGTCGCACGCGGAGGCGAACCGGCTCGTGCGCGAGTTCCTCGACGCAGGCATCACGAGCTTCCTCGCGCTGCGCGGCGATCCGCCCGAGGACGCGGATGCCGAGGACGGCCCCGACGCCGGCCTCGGCGACCTCGGCACGGCGGCCGAGCTCGTGCAGCTCATCCATCGCGTGCAGGAGGAACGCGAGCCGTTCGGCGAGGCGGACGTCCCCGGTGCGCCGCGCGCCCGCCGCATCGGCGCCCGCCCGCGCCCTGAGCGGGTGGCCGTCGCGGCGTTCCCCACGGGGCATCCGCGCTCGCGGGGCCTCACCCAGGACGTCGACACGCTGCTCGCGAAGGAGGTCGCAGGGGCGACGCTCGCGATCACCCAGTTGTTCTGGCACGCCGACGACTACCTCGGCTTCGTCGAGCGTGCCCGTGCGGCCGGGGTGACGATCCCGATCCTGCCCGGGCTCATGCCGGTGACGAATCCGGCACGCCTCGCCCGGCTCACGGAGCTGACCGGCGTCGAGCCGCCGGCCGACCTCGCGATCGACCTCGAGATCGAGCCCGACGTCGACGCCCGAACCGAGATCGGTGAGCGGCACGCCGCCGAGCTCGCCGCCGAGGTGCTCCGCGGCGGCGCTCCGGGCCTCCACCTGTACACCTACAACCGGCACGAGACCGTGCTGTCCGTGCTCGACCGGCTCGGGCTCGGCGCACGCGCCGGACGGAGCTGA
- a CDS encoding LysM peptidoglycan-binding domain-containing protein: MLATERIRIYIRNKDSHPALPAEGRMQSTQEDDMSAAIMTTSDYPARARTRLRLTRRGRVVFTTLAALPIAIWVFAAALNAGGAAADLTGGGSLHYVTVDAGGSLWEIAEAIAPSADPRDTIAEIVRLNQLDGATIEPGQRLAVPAAGE, from the coding sequence ATGCTTGCGACCGAACGCATTCGAATATATATTCGGAACAAAGATTCGCATCCGGCCCTCCCGGCCGAGGGCCGGATGCAGTCCACGCAGGAGGATGACATGAGCGCAGCGATCATGACGACGAGCGACTACCCGGCACGGGCGCGCACCCGGCTCCGGCTGACGCGTCGTGGGCGAGTGGTGTTCACGACCCTCGCGGCGCTGCCGATCGCGATCTGGGTGTTCGCCGCCGCGTTGAACGCGGGCGGTGCGGCCGCCGATCTCACGGGCGGCGGTTCACTGCACTATGTCACGGTCGATGCCGGAGGCTCGCTGTGGGAGATCGCCGAGGCGATCGCACCCTCGGCCGACCCGCGCGACACGATCGCCGAGATTGTGCGGCTCAATCAGCTCGACGGTGCGACGATCGAGCCGGGTCAGCGACTGGCCGTGCCTGCTGCCGGGGAGTAG
- a CDS encoding histidinol-phosphate transaminase, with protein sequence MTSLDDLPIRDDLRGRSPYGAPQKAVPVALNVNENTHAIPEDVAHDIVARVAGAILRLNRYPDREFTELREALARYLGHGLSPDQIWAANGSNEVLQQVLQAFGGPGRSVLGFAPTYSMYSLLASGTGTRWISADRDDDFELSPETAVAAVREHDPDLVFLCAPNNPTGTPLSLDTVRSVADAARGIVVVDEAYFEFADRGTPSALTLLEGRPRLVVSRTMSKAFAFAGARVGYLAGDPATIDALRLVRLPYHLSALTQAAALGALAHADEMLAMVDDIRRQRERITTELARLGFAPHRSGSNFVLFGGVDDPHAVFEGLLARGILIRELGIPGHLRVSAGTEAETTAFLEAIAVFAPNATNRIEA encoded by the coding sequence GTGACGAGTCTCGACGACCTTCCCATCCGCGATGACCTGCGCGGCCGTTCTCCGTACGGCGCCCCGCAGAAGGCCGTGCCGGTCGCCCTCAACGTCAACGAGAACACGCATGCCATCCCCGAAGACGTCGCCCACGACATCGTCGCCCGTGTCGCAGGCGCGATCCTGCGGCTGAACCGCTACCCCGACCGCGAGTTCACCGAGCTGCGCGAGGCGCTCGCGCGGTACCTCGGACACGGACTGTCGCCCGACCAGATCTGGGCGGCCAACGGCTCCAACGAGGTGCTGCAGCAGGTGCTGCAGGCCTTCGGCGGACCAGGTCGCTCGGTGCTCGGCTTCGCACCCACGTACTCGATGTACTCGCTGCTCGCCTCGGGCACCGGCACCCGCTGGATCTCCGCCGATCGCGACGACGACTTCGAGCTGAGCCCCGAGACGGCGGTGGCGGCGGTACGCGAGCACGACCCCGACCTCGTCTTCCTCTGCGCGCCGAACAACCCGACGGGCACGCCGCTGTCGCTGGACACCGTGCGCTCGGTCGCCGATGCCGCACGCGGCATCGTGGTGGTCGACGAGGCGTACTTCGAGTTCGCCGACCGCGGCACGCCGAGCGCGCTCACGCTGCTCGAGGGGCGGCCACGGCTCGTCGTGTCGCGCACGATGAGCAAGGCGTTCGCCTTCGCCGGAGCTCGCGTCGGGTACCTCGCCGGCGACCCGGCGACGATCGACGCGCTGCGGCTCGTGCGGTTGCCGTACCACCTCTCGGCGCTCACCCAGGCGGCCGCGCTCGGTGCGCTCGCGCACGCCGACGAGATGCTCGCGATGGTCGACGACATCCGCCGCCAGCGCGAGCGCATCACGACCGAGCTCGCGCGCCTCGGCTTCGCCCCGCACCGGAGCGGCTCGAACTTCGTGCTCTTCGGCGGCGTCGACGACCCGCACGCGGTGTTCGAGGGGCTCCTCGCACGCGGCATCCTGATCAGGGAGCTCGGCATCCCCGGGCACCTGCGGGTGAGCGCCGGCACCGAGGCCGAGACCACGGCGTTCCTCGAGGCGATCGCCGTCTTCGCGCCGAACGCGACGAATAGGATCGAAGCATGA
- the priA gene encoding bifunctional 1-(5-phosphoribosyl)-5-((5-phosphoribosylamino)methylideneamino)imidazole-4-carboxamide isomerase/phosphoribosylanthranilate isomerase PriA, producing MSEFNKTPGLVLLPAVDVAGGKAVRLTKGEAGTETSYGDPVDAAVDWADQGAEWIHLVDLDAAFGRGSNGGILKKVIRQVRGVNVELSGGIRDDESLEHALEIGAKRINLGTAALENPEWAASVIAQYGEAIAVGLDVRGTTLAARGWTKDGGDLWQVMDRLEDAGAARYVVTDVTKDGTLQGPNVELLRQVMDRTHRPVVASGGVSSLDDLATLRELVPLGLEGAIVGKALYAGAFTLAEALDVASN from the coding sequence ATGAGTGAGTTCAACAAGACCCCCGGCCTCGTGCTGCTGCCGGCCGTCGACGTGGCCGGCGGCAAGGCCGTCCGCCTGACGAAGGGCGAGGCGGGCACCGAGACGAGCTACGGCGACCCCGTCGACGCGGCCGTCGACTGGGCCGACCAGGGCGCGGAGTGGATCCACCTCGTCGACCTCGACGCGGCGTTCGGCCGCGGCTCCAACGGCGGCATCCTGAAGAAGGTCATCCGCCAGGTGCGCGGCGTCAACGTCGAGCTCTCCGGCGGCATCCGCGACGACGAGTCGCTCGAGCACGCGCTCGAGATCGGTGCGAAGCGCATCAACCTCGGTACCGCGGCACTCGAGAACCCCGAGTGGGCTGCATCGGTCATCGCCCAGTACGGCGAGGCCATCGCCGTCGGTCTCGACGTGCGCGGCACGACGCTCGCCGCCCGCGGCTGGACGAAGGACGGCGGCGACCTCTGGCAGGTCATGGACCGGCTGGAGGACGCGGGCGCAGCCCGTTACGTCGTGACCGACGTCACGAAGGACGGCACGCTGCAGGGGCCGAACGTCGAGCTGCTGCGCCAGGTCATGGACCGCACGCACCGGCCGGTCGTCGCCTCGGGCGGCGTCTCGAGCCTCGACGACCTCGCGACGCTGCGCGAACTCGTGCCGCTCGGCCTCGAGGGCGCGATCGTCGGCAAGGCGCTCTACGCGGGTGCGTTCACGCTCGCCGAGGCGCTCGACGTCGCGAGCAACTGA
- the metE gene encoding 5-methyltetrahydropteroyltriglutamate--homocysteine S-methyltransferase, whose product MTASTTPFPTGTVLGYPRIGRRRELKRAVEAYWAGAIDEAELEARAARLRAETRERLATLGLERTGSAIPESFSYYDQVLDAAVAVGAVPERFSDLRDERGGLDLAGYFTVARGEGERAPLEMTKWFDSNYHYLVPEIGPEMEFSLHAERLVAQFAEARAAGFVTRPVVVGPVTFLALAKAVDGAPAGFRPLDRLDDLVAVYAALLAEFARAGAEWVQLDEPALVSEALDVPRGRVLAAAAAAYARLGALESRPALFVAAPYGALDEALPVLAATPVEAIGLDLVRGAVPPASDAATEAALRAKTLVVGVVDGHNIWRGDLSAALDRAEALRERAGAVAVSTSTSLLHVPHDVDDETRLDPRLVSWLAFADQKVGQVATLARGLVEGRDVVAEPLAAASAALLDRAGAPGVRVPAVRQRLADLVDADFHRGAEAERVAAQASLDLPELPTTTIGSFPQTGELRAARARLVRGELDAGGYEALMRAEIERVVRLQEDLGLDVLVHGEPERNDMVQYFAELLDGFAVTEHGWVQSYGSRCTRPSLLWGDVSRPAPMTVEWSAFAQSLSDKPVKGMLTGPVTILAWSFVRDDQPLADTARQVALALRDEIADLEDAGIRIIQVDEPALRELLPLKIADQPAYLDWSVGSFTLATAAAAPATQVHTHLCYSEFGVVIDAIKGLDADVTSIEAARSRMEVVDDLAESGFDHGIGPGVYDIHSPRVPSAVELQELLERAAAGIPAGRLWVNPDCGLKTRGYDETVASLANLVEATRAVRAGLAAERTGIGAAG is encoded by the coding sequence ATGACCGCATCCACCACGCCCTTCCCGACCGGAACCGTGCTCGGCTATCCGCGCATCGGGCGTCGCCGCGAGCTCAAGCGCGCCGTCGAGGCGTACTGGGCCGGCGCGATCGACGAAGCCGAGCTCGAGGCTCGCGCTGCGCGGCTGCGCGCCGAGACGCGCGAACGGCTCGCGACGCTCGGCCTCGAGCGCACCGGATCGGCCATTCCCGAGTCGTTCTCGTACTACGACCAGGTGCTCGACGCCGCCGTCGCCGTGGGCGCCGTGCCCGAGCGGTTCAGCGACCTCCGCGACGAACGAGGCGGGCTCGACCTCGCCGGTTACTTCACGGTGGCCCGGGGCGAGGGCGAGCGCGCACCGCTCGAGATGACGAAGTGGTTCGACTCGAACTACCACTACCTCGTGCCCGAGATCGGCCCCGAGATGGAGTTCTCCCTGCACGCAGAACGCCTCGTCGCGCAGTTCGCCGAGGCGAGGGCGGCGGGCTTCGTGACGCGCCCGGTCGTCGTCGGACCGGTCACCTTCCTCGCGCTCGCGAAGGCCGTCGACGGTGCGCCCGCGGGCTTCCGGCCGCTCGACCGCCTCGACGACCTCGTCGCCGTGTACGCGGCGCTCCTCGCCGAGTTCGCCCGCGCCGGTGCGGAGTGGGTGCAGCTCGACGAGCCCGCCCTCGTCTCGGAAGCCCTCGACGTGCCGCGCGGCCGGGTGCTCGCCGCAGCGGCGGCGGCCTACGCCCGGCTCGGCGCGCTCGAGTCGCGTCCCGCCCTGTTCGTGGCCGCGCCGTACGGCGCGCTCGACGAGGCCCTGCCGGTGCTCGCCGCGACGCCCGTCGAGGCCATCGGCCTCGACCTCGTGCGTGGTGCCGTCCCACCGGCATCGGATGCCGCGACCGAGGCCGCCCTCCGCGCCAAGACGCTCGTCGTGGGCGTCGTCGACGGGCACAACATCTGGCGCGGCGACCTCTCGGCCGCCCTCGACCGGGCCGAGGCGTTGCGCGAGCGCGCCGGCGCCGTCGCCGTGTCGACGTCCACGTCGCTGCTGCACGTGCCGCACGACGTCGACGACGAGACCCGCCTCGACCCCCGGCTGGTGAGCTGGCTCGCCTTCGCCGACCAGAAGGTGGGCCAGGTCGCGACCCTCGCCCGGGGGCTCGTCGAGGGGCGCGACGTCGTCGCGGAACCTCTGGCCGCCGCATCCGCCGCCCTGCTCGACCGCGCCGGTGCACCCGGCGTGCGCGTTCCCGCGGTGCGGCAGCGCCTCGCCGACCTCGTCGACGCCGACTTCCACCGCGGCGCCGAGGCCGAACGCGTCGCCGCGCAGGCCTCCCTCGACCTGCCCGAACTGCCCACCACGACGATCGGTTCCTTCCCGCAGACCGGCGAGCTGCGCGCGGCACGGGCGCGCCTCGTGCGCGGCGAGCTCGACGCCGGCGGGTACGAGGCGCTCATGCGCGCGGAGATCGAGCGGGTCGTGCGCCTGCAGGAGGACCTCGGCCTCGATGTGCTCGTGCACGGCGAGCCCGAGCGCAACGACATGGTGCAGTACTTCGCCGAACTGCTCGACGGCTTCGCGGTGACCGAGCACGGCTGGGTGCAGTCGTACGGCTCCCGGTGCACGCGGCCGTCGCTGCTCTGGGGCGACGTCTCGCGCCCGGCGCCGATGACGGTCGAATGGTCGGCGTTCGCGCAGTCGCTGAGCGACAAGCCCGTGAAGGGCATGCTCACGGGCCCGGTCACGATCCTCGCGTGGTCGTTCGTGCGCGACGACCAGCCGCTCGCCGACACCGCGCGTCAGGTCGCACTCGCGCTGCGCGACGAGATCGCCGACCTGGAGGACGCGGGCATCAGGATCATCCAGGTCGACGAGCCCGCGCTGCGCGAGCTCCTGCCGCTGAAGATCGCCGACCAGCCGGCGTACCTCGATTGGTCGGTCGGGTCGTTCACGCTCGCGACGGCGGCCGCGGCGCCCGCGACCCAGGTGCACACGCATCTCTGCTACTCGGAGTTCGGCGTCGTGATCGACGCGATCAAGGGCCTCGACGCCGACGTGACCTCGATCGAGGCGGCCCGCAGTCGCATGGAGGTCGTCGACGACCTCGCAGAGAGCGGCTTCGACCACGGCATCGGGCCCGGGGTCTACGACATCCACTCGCCGCGCGTGCCTTCGGCGGTTGAGCTGCAGGAGCTGCTCGAACGGGCCGCGGCCGGGATCCCGGCAGGCCGGCTGTGGGTGAACCCCGACTGCGGGCTGAAGACCCGTGGCTACGACGAGACGGTCGCATCGCTCGCGAACCTCGTCGAGGCGACGCGGGCGGTGCGCGCAGGGCTGGCCGCCGAACGCACCGGCATCGGCGCGGCAGGCTAG